Proteins found in one Fervidobacterium thailandense genomic segment:
- a CDS encoding (2Fe-2S)-binding protein translates to MRRVEQHPILSIPTVQPEDLVTFDFEGTKLQARKGDTIASALIANGIDIFGYTEHGNPRGFFCAIGKCSSCLVEVDGVPNVRACITPVREGMQVKRQVGRGRPKW, encoded by the coding sequence GTGAGACGTGTTGAACAACACCCGATTCTGAGTATTCCAACTGTTCAGCCCGAGGACCTTGTCACTTTCGATTTCGAGGGGACAAAGTTACAAGCCCGGAAGGGTGACACGATAGCGAGTGCGTTGATCGCTAACGGAATCGATATTTTTGGTTACACGGAACACGGTAATCCGAGAGGTTTTTTCTGCGCCATCGGAAAGTGTTCGTCTTGCCTGGTCGAGGTGGATGGGGTTCCCAATGTGAGAGCTTGTATCACGCCCGTTCGTGAGGGTATGCAAGTCAAACGGCAGGTCGGAAGGGGGCGACCGAAATGGTGA
- a CDS encoding class I SAM-dependent rRNA methyltransferase has translation MGGNRDRLSRVVLKKDIKRRVLNGHPWIYDNEIERIEGDLEDGSLVDVFTFAGQFIGRGYINRLSKITIRLLTRKPEEIDTNFWKRRVIEALKNRYQLVKENAFRVLFGEADGVPGLIVDKFSDYLVLQVNTLGIYKRLESILPALLETLNPSGVFVIMEGSSIQKEGLEEQKYWIYGSGPELIPYEVNGIKFLADLKGQKTGAFLDQRENAKMLSQFAHGRVCLDCFSYTGNFGMHLLKHGAKHVTFVDYSERALAVAREVAKLNGFTNCDFVVANAFDFLKKLYGESKLFDLIVLDPPSFAKSAANRESAYKGYKEINYRSMKLLRNDGILATSSCTQVISQQEFENILVDAGTDARVVMRILHRGGQPLDHPQIYNILETMYLKFLILQISHL, from the coding sequence ATGGGTGGAAACCGCGATAGGCTCTCACGCGTTGTTTTAAAAAAAGACATCAAGCGCCGAGTTCTCAACGGGCACCCTTGGATTTACGATAACGAGATCGAAAGGATCGAGGGAGATCTGGAGGATGGAAGTTTGGTTGATGTCTTCACCTTCGCAGGACAGTTCATCGGACGCGGTTACATAAACAGGCTCTCGAAGATTACAATCAGACTCTTGACGAGAAAGCCCGAAGAAATAGACACGAACTTTTGGAAGCGCAGGGTAATCGAAGCGTTAAAAAACAGGTATCAACTTGTAAAGGAGAACGCTTTTAGGGTTCTTTTTGGAGAAGCGGATGGTGTACCGGGTTTAATCGTCGATAAGTTTTCAGACTACCTCGTGCTTCAAGTGAACACCTTGGGTATTTACAAACGACTTGAAAGTATTCTTCCCGCTTTACTCGAAACGTTGAACCCATCAGGTGTTTTTGTAATAATGGAAGGTTCATCGATACAGAAGGAAGGTTTGGAGGAACAAAAGTACTGGATCTACGGTAGCGGTCCAGAACTGATTCCATACGAAGTAAATGGTATAAAATTTCTCGCCGATCTCAAAGGTCAGAAGACGGGAGCCTTCCTCGATCAACGGGAGAATGCAAAAATGTTATCGCAGTTTGCCCACGGGCGCGTTTGTCTCGATTGCTTCTCCTATACAGGAAATTTCGGTATGCATCTGCTCAAACACGGTGCTAAGCATGTAACGTTCGTTGACTATTCTGAACGTGCCCTGGCGGTCGCGCGCGAGGTTGCCAAACTCAACGGTTTCACAAATTGCGATTTTGTAGTGGCTAACGCGTTCGACTTTTTGAAGAAACTCTACGGCGAATCGAAGCTCTTCGATTTAATCGTTCTTGATCCCCCGTCTTTTGCCAAGAGTGCCGCAAACAGAGAATCGGCTTACAAGGGCTACAAGGAGATAAACTACCGTAGCATGAAATTGCTCAGAAACGACGGGATACTGGCGACATCCTCGTGCACACAGGTAATCTCACAACAAGAGTTCGAAAACATATTAGTCGACGCAGGAACAGACGCGCGTGTGGTTATGAGAATTCTACATCGCGGAGGACAACCTCTCGACCACCCGCAAATATACAACATCCTTGAAACGATGTACTTGAAGTTCCTGATTCTCCAGATTTCTCATTTGTGA
- a CDS encoding PQQ-binding-like beta-propeller repeat protein, translating to MFEYPRSHFKIFVCISLALLLLTTPAVSSGMVILTNDNIITVDGKTLKSGNFRGVLYDGTTIYYITADGIFSVDDRVKIDIKGAVQVGPSHVLAGNKVYKIQNGRAIALSTISPTMRSISVRNDYVIGIDGGQVVCYQDSSVIWSIFTPAESIKVSADFLAVFTTQTQLFNISNPRYVKLERFYPAYEDYAYFSGYHAFSDGSRIHIYKGASKLSVTFPYRGPLFSDGTNLYSGNTVIGPDLTQRTLNYNVRYVLPTTVQPEFLAQGTTTTGTDQPRQQQSQGAQSVTQGTVTMPTRPAQTTQTQQEQTKPQEQTKEITQEVVKPEERQPVSKTPKLYELVWRVNLNDEILGKPAVKGDTAYVATLRGNVFAINSGRILWNFKTNFVVVGHVTVGKHIYVVCWDDTVYALDDDGKLKWKLKLDGDISNGAAWDGYNLYVVTDNGTVYIIRDNTTSATIVSTYKTASLPVIPPSISVSGKVFVVDGLGNLWREKTVSSHVGKIRNLPVISENPQPGALLGFNLVDEYGTIYRVIPMEKETIIQRDKVTFLSFSEEVQDAVLGRKNIYVLTSSGKLYVIDRSSKKILFTDTVAKAKYISVSDGYLFVFGSDVSCYYVADEPSGLWNSIYGNALNWNAALR from the coding sequence GTGTTTGAATACCCACGCTCGCACTTTAAAATCTTTGTTTGCATATCATTAGCCTTACTTCTTTTGACTACACCAGCAGTTTCAAGTGGAATGGTGATTCTAACCAACGATAACATAATAACGGTCGACGGCAAGACCTTGAAGAGTGGGAACTTCAGGGGTGTACTCTACGATGGTACGACCATTTACTACATAACCGCCGATGGAATATTCTCCGTCGACGACCGCGTAAAAATCGACATAAAAGGCGCGGTTCAAGTTGGTCCAAGTCACGTTCTTGCCGGGAATAAAGTATACAAGATCCAAAACGGTAGGGCCATCGCCCTCAGCACAATTTCTCCGACGATGAGAAGTATCTCCGTTCGAAACGATTACGTGATAGGCATAGACGGCGGGCAAGTAGTTTGTTACCAAGACAGCAGCGTTATTTGGTCCATATTCACACCCGCCGAGTCAATAAAAGTGAGTGCCGATTTTCTCGCGGTTTTTACAACCCAAACGCAGCTTTTCAACATTTCAAATCCAAGATATGTGAAGCTTGAAAGATTTTATCCTGCTTATGAAGACTACGCCTACTTTTCCGGTTATCATGCGTTCAGTGACGGAAGCAGGATCCACATTTATAAGGGAGCATCGAAACTGAGTGTTACGTTTCCTTATCGTGGCCCGCTCTTCTCTGATGGTACGAATCTGTACTCTGGCAACACCGTGATAGGGCCCGATCTTACGCAACGAACACTCAATTACAATGTTCGCTACGTACTCCCAACCACCGTCCAACCCGAGTTTCTGGCTCAAGGTACAACAACGACCGGGACTGATCAGCCGAGGCAACAACAATCCCAAGGCGCACAGAGCGTAACCCAAGGTACGGTTACAATGCCGACTCGACCAGCGCAAACAACACAAACCCAGCAGGAGCAGACTAAGCCCCAAGAACAAACCAAGGAAATTACCCAGGAGGTCGTTAAACCAGAAGAACGGCAACCTGTTTCAAAGACTCCGAAGCTTTACGAACTTGTTTGGCGGGTTAATTTAAATGACGAGATACTCGGAAAGCCTGCCGTTAAAGGGGACACCGCGTACGTGGCAACACTCAGGGGAAACGTTTTCGCGATAAATTCCGGACGAATTTTGTGGAACTTTAAAACTAATTTTGTTGTCGTCGGTCATGTGACGGTCGGCAAGCATATTTACGTGGTTTGCTGGGACGATACGGTGTACGCCCTCGATGACGATGGTAAATTGAAGTGGAAGCTAAAACTTGACGGTGACATCTCCAATGGGGCTGCTTGGGATGGTTACAATTTGTACGTTGTAACAGATAACGGCACCGTGTACATAATCAGGGATAACACAACAAGCGCAACGATAGTATCGACTTATAAAACGGCGAGTCTACCGGTGATTCCTCCGTCGATTTCCGTCTCCGGGAAAGTTTTCGTCGTGGATGGGCTTGGAAACCTCTGGCGCGAGAAAACAGTCAGTAGCCATGTCGGGAAAATCAGGAATCTGCCGGTCATCTCCGAAAATCCACAACCTGGTGCCCTTCTGGGATTCAACCTTGTTGACGAGTACGGAACGATTTACAGAGTAATTCCCATGGAAAAAGAGACAATCATCCAGCGCGACAAAGTAACTTTTCTCTCATTTTCTGAGGAAGTCCAGGATGCTGTTTTAGGTAGGAAGAATATTTACGTACTTACCTCATCGGGAAAGCTTTACGTGATCGACCGTTCGTCGAAAAAGATCCTCTTCACCGATACCGTTGCAAAGGCAAAGTACATAAGTGTGAGTGATGGTTACCTCTTCGTTTTTGGCTCGGATGTCAGCTGCTACTACGTTGCTGACGAGCCCAGCGGATTGTGGAACAGCATATACGGTAATGCCTTGAACTGGAACGCCGCGCTTCGTTAG
- a CDS encoding NUDIX hydrolase: MDWNCKLMGEFEYFAVAVPVFENQFAFEVRSSYVKQPGEVSFPGGRIEAGEEPCLTARRELEEELGIADVSLLFELEPLVTPFNYVIFPYVFQLGDTKVNINPVEVDKVFYAPVDLFLKPHHVSQVDVVLQPGDDFPYGFLPGGRNYPWKRGYYRVMFFFYGEHVIWGLTARIAHEAAKRLLKLSET; this comes from the coding sequence ATGGATTGGAACTGCAAACTGATGGGTGAATTCGAGTACTTTGCAGTCGCCGTGCCCGTTTTTGAAAACCAGTTCGCGTTCGAAGTTCGATCCTCTTACGTGAAACAGCCGGGGGAGGTCTCTTTTCCCGGTGGCCGGATCGAAGCAGGGGAAGAACCTTGCTTGACAGCCCGACGTGAGCTGGAAGAGGAACTCGGAATAGCAGATGTCAGTCTTTTGTTCGAACTCGAGCCACTTGTAACCCCGTTCAACTACGTCATCTTTCCCTACGTCTTCCAGCTCGGCGATACGAAGGTGAACATCAATCCAGTGGAAGTCGATAAAGTTTTTTATGCACCGGTTGATTTATTTCTAAAACCACATCATGTTTCACAGGTGGACGTGGTGCTACAACCGGGTGATGATTTTCCTTACGGATTTCTCCCCGGAGGCCGGAATTATCCTTGGAAACGCGGCTATTACAGGGTGATGTTTTTCTTTTACGGCGAACACGTTATTTGGGGGCTAACGGCACGAATTGCCCACGAAGCAGCAAAACGATTATTAAAACTTTCAGAGACCTGA
- a CDS encoding YifB family Mg chelatase-like AAA ATPase, translating into MFFRLNSAVLVGLKPLLVVVEVDINTRSVRRDINIVGLPDAAVKESKQRILSAFKNSGIVMPDGLITVNLAPSDVKKEGTFLDLAIALAILGAQKSIPKFDGVVIGELGLDGTVRKVRGVLPILLEFCSDDREFIIPFENLREASATQAKFKAFRSLNEAVHSLRTGTYTPPALKPGEEVVESTSEEDVDFSDIKGHALPKRALEIAAAGGHNVIMVGPPGTGKTMFAKRFPTILPEMDEQEIIETSKIYSAVGLLNDQLVRKRPFRNPHHSASAVAIIGGGSSVKPGEITLAHNGVLFLDELPEFRSDVLEALREPLEEGVVTVSRAKGSYVFPAKFQLIAAMNPCPCGYYGDKEVSCKCSPLEIRRYWKNISGPILDRIDIQIHVPRISFEEMRAKSYGESSTQIRERVLRAREVQKRRYASEKVKLNAHLTHKMIEKYVTLTPEAEELLKSYASKHKLSGRSIDKVIKVARTVADLNGTEYVDLAALAEALQFRLASVDEVNAW; encoded by the coding sequence ATGTTCTTTCGCCTTAACTCCGCCGTGCTGGTTGGTTTGAAACCCCTGCTTGTTGTTGTTGAGGTCGATATTAACACGAGGAGTGTTCGCAGGGATATCAACATCGTCGGGTTACCGGATGCTGCGGTTAAAGAGAGCAAACAACGCATACTTAGCGCTTTTAAAAACTCGGGAATAGTTATGCCCGACGGACTGATTACCGTCAACCTTGCACCGAGTGATGTGAAGAAAGAAGGTACGTTTCTTGACCTTGCCATAGCCTTGGCGATACTTGGAGCCCAGAAGAGCATACCGAAATTCGACGGCGTTGTCATCGGGGAGCTTGGACTCGATGGTACGGTGCGTAAAGTTCGTGGTGTATTACCGATACTTCTGGAATTCTGTAGTGACGATAGGGAATTTATAATCCCGTTCGAGAACCTTAGAGAAGCTTCGGCCACACAGGCTAAGTTTAAAGCGTTCCGGTCTTTAAACGAAGCCGTCCACTCCCTTCGTACTGGTACGTATACTCCACCAGCTTTAAAACCGGGTGAAGAAGTGGTTGAAAGTACCTCCGAAGAAGACGTAGATTTTAGCGACATCAAGGGCCACGCTTTACCGAAGAGGGCACTCGAAATCGCCGCAGCTGGTGGTCACAACGTGATAATGGTTGGTCCACCGGGTACTGGTAAAACGATGTTCGCAAAACGTTTTCCAACGATTCTTCCGGAGATGGACGAGCAAGAGATTATCGAAACGTCGAAGATTTACAGCGCGGTGGGATTGCTCAATGATCAACTTGTAAGAAAGCGTCCTTTCAGGAATCCCCACCACTCGGCCAGTGCGGTTGCCATCATCGGTGGTGGGAGCAGCGTTAAGCCAGGTGAAATCACATTGGCTCACAACGGTGTTCTGTTTCTTGACGAACTTCCAGAGTTTCGCAGTGACGTTCTCGAAGCATTACGTGAACCTTTGGAGGAAGGTGTTGTAACGGTCAGTCGCGCGAAAGGTTCGTACGTCTTCCCCGCCAAGTTCCAATTGATCGCCGCTATGAACCCATGTCCGTGCGGGTATTACGGGGACAAGGAAGTATCGTGCAAATGTTCCCCACTGGAAATTAGAAGGTACTGGAAGAACATCTCCGGACCGATACTCGACAGAATCGACATCCAAATCCACGTGCCACGGATAAGCTTCGAGGAGATGCGTGCCAAAAGTTACGGGGAAAGTAGCACGCAAATAAGGGAACGTGTGCTCAGAGCTCGCGAAGTACAAAAGAGACGGTACGCATCGGAAAAAGTAAAATTGAACGCACACTTGACACACAAAATGATCGAAAAGTATGTTACACTTACACCGGAAGCCGAAGAGTTGTTGAAATCTTACGCATCCAAGCACAAACTCTCTGGTAGGTCGATAGACAAGGTCATAAAGGTTGCCAGAACGGTGGCCGATTTGAACGGCACAGAGTACGTGGACCTCGCCGCACTTGCCGAGGCTTTACAATTCAGGTTAGCAAGTGTTGACGAAGTTAACGCATGGTGA
- a CDS encoding carboxypeptidase M32: MNAGVEMLKKYYARISKFSSAASLLYWDMQTYMPKMAGPFRAEALAELSGYVFQLATSDELGALLEDANPQDEVEEAIVRVGKREFERFRKIPKELFEEFVKASTLCEQAWQEAKRQDNFKTVEPFLQKVVELSREIAEKLGYEKDPYDALIDQFEPGMTAQKVATLFSELREFTIALLERIEKLEPVHDVLSGVEIEPERQRKFNEWLLDYLGFDRSRGRLDVSEHPFTNPIGLNDVRITTRYVLDDIKNSIFSTIHEFGHALYSLSIPQEFYGLPIGSSASYGFDESQSRFWENIVGRSLEFWKGVHGKFIELFPEFSQYDAHQLWKSVNVIKRSYIRTEADELTYNLHIILRFELEHALINGELKVQDIPSTWNEYFEKYVGLKVSSDRMGCLQDPHWYGGSFGYFPSYTLGNLYSAQIKHSLSKELPFEQLVEEGNFEPIKSWLYDKIYSKGKIYEPEVLIEKLSGEPLNVTYFRDYISEKAKRIFNS; the protein is encoded by the coding sequence GTGAACGCGGGTGTTGAAATGCTCAAGAAGTATTACGCAAGGATATCAAAATTCTCGAGTGCCGCAAGTCTTCTGTACTGGGACATGCAGACTTACATGCCGAAAATGGCAGGCCCTTTCAGGGCTGAGGCCCTTGCCGAACTCTCCGGGTACGTCTTTCAACTCGCAACCTCAGACGAACTCGGTGCTTTACTCGAAGATGCGAATCCGCAAGACGAGGTGGAGGAAGCCATTGTACGGGTTGGGAAGAGGGAGTTTGAAAGGTTCAGGAAGATTCCGAAGGAGCTGTTCGAGGAATTTGTCAAGGCATCAACACTTTGCGAACAAGCATGGCAGGAGGCAAAAAGACAGGATAATTTCAAAACGGTGGAACCTTTCTTGCAAAAGGTGGTTGAACTCAGTAGGGAGATCGCCGAAAAGCTTGGTTACGAAAAAGACCCTTACGATGCGTTAATTGACCAGTTCGAACCCGGAATGACCGCACAAAAAGTTGCAACTCTGTTTTCGGAACTTAGGGAATTCACTATCGCACTACTCGAACGGATAGAAAAGTTGGAACCCGTTCACGACGTTCTCTCAGGGGTGGAAATTGAGCCAGAAAGACAACGAAAATTTAACGAATGGCTCCTGGATTACCTTGGATTCGATCGCTCAAGGGGAAGGCTCGACGTTTCCGAGCATCCTTTCACAAACCCCATCGGGTTGAACGATGTTCGAATCACTACCCGTTACGTGCTCGACGACATTAAGAATTCGATATTCTCCACTATCCACGAGTTTGGTCACGCGTTGTATTCACTCTCTATTCCCCAGGAGTTCTACGGACTTCCCATTGGATCAAGTGCGTCCTACGGTTTTGACGAGAGCCAGTCAAGGTTCTGGGAAAACATTGTTGGAAGAAGCTTGGAGTTTTGGAAAGGTGTGCATGGAAAGTTCATCGAGCTCTTCCCGGAATTCTCCCAGTACGATGCGCACCAGCTTTGGAAATCCGTGAATGTCATCAAAAGGTCCTACATACGCACCGAAGCGGACGAACTTACTTACAATTTACACATCATCCTGCGGTTTGAACTTGAACACGCCCTGATAAATGGTGAGCTTAAAGTCCAGGATATTCCTTCAACGTGGAACGAGTACTTTGAAAAATACGTTGGTCTGAAGGTGTCATCAGACAGGATGGGTTGTCTACAAGACCCGCACTGGTACGGTGGTTCGTTTGGATACTTCCCAAGCTACACACTCGGTAACCTGTACTCAGCGCAAATTAAGCACAGCTTATCGAAGGAACTACCGTTTGAACAGCTCGTTGAGGAAGGTAACTTTGAGCCGATAAAGAGTTGGTTATACGACAAGATTTACAGCAAGGGGAAGATTTACGAGCCAGAGGTTCTCATCGAAAAGCTCTCCGGAGAACCTTTGAACGTGACGTATTTCAGAGACTACATATCGGAGAAAGCAAAACGCATTTTTAATAGCTGA
- the hfq gene encoding RNA chaperone Hfq, with the protein MAKEKFNLQDRLLNIVRTRKIEVKVYLVNGFQTKGIVRSFDNFTILLENGRQQTLIYKHAISTILPSEYIMLAKPEEQGEAKQESTEEQQG; encoded by the coding sequence ATGGCGAAAGAAAAGTTTAACCTCCAGGATAGGTTGTTGAACATCGTAAGAACCAGGAAAATCGAGGTTAAGGTCTACCTTGTGAACGGCTTTCAAACGAAGGGGATCGTTCGCTCTTTTGACAATTTCACCATACTTCTCGAAAATGGACGTCAGCAGACACTGATTTACAAACATGCCATCAGCACGATACTACCATCCGAGTACATTATGCTTGCCAAACCGGAGGAACAAGGTGAAGCGAAACAAGAAAGCACGGAGGAGCAACAGGGCTGA
- the hflX gene encoding GTPase HflX, which translates to MCVETGKGFSCSDSLQELEDLCGTLEIVVYDKLIQRRDRPDPVFFVGSGKLQKIAETVKTGEVELIIVDDELTPVQHRNLEEQLKCLVMDRTQVILEIFARHATTAEGKLQVELARLTYELPRLRGKGLFLSNPGGGVGTRGPGETILELDRRKIKDRIAHLKRELKKLTLNRANVRKARLESGYPIVSIVGYTNAGKSTLLKRLAREEGILVSSKLFSTLNPATRRVKMPGGRVFLFSDTVGFIRKLPHTLIEAFKSTLEEVLFADLLIVLVDASDPLYNDKLKATLNVLEEIKALEKPRMVVFNKIDQIPIERMEMLKLEHPDALFISAKTGQGIPELLRSVEKFVLSTEPCVTVKINVTMLAELEKFRELATITQIGSNESSETLRFRICGPESVVKKLKSYFEGGHETDGAENLA; encoded by the coding sequence ATTTGCGTTGAGACCGGTAAAGGATTTTCCTGCTCGGACTCGCTCCAAGAACTCGAGGACCTTTGCGGAACACTGGAGATAGTTGTTTACGATAAGCTGATCCAGAGAAGGGATCGTCCGGATCCTGTATTTTTTGTTGGTTCGGGAAAATTGCAGAAAATTGCAGAAACCGTCAAAACCGGAGAGGTGGAACTAATAATCGTTGACGATGAGCTAACACCGGTCCAGCACCGCAATCTGGAAGAACAACTGAAGTGTCTGGTAATGGACAGAACCCAGGTCATTCTTGAAATATTCGCCAGGCATGCAACAACGGCGGAAGGTAAACTCCAGGTGGAACTTGCAAGATTAACCTACGAGCTACCCCGCCTGCGAGGTAAGGGATTGTTCCTATCGAATCCCGGTGGTGGTGTAGGAACACGGGGACCTGGTGAAACAATCCTGGAGTTGGATAGGCGAAAGATAAAGGATAGAATTGCGCATTTGAAAAGGGAGCTCAAAAAACTTACTCTGAACAGGGCAAATGTTAGAAAGGCGCGTTTGGAGAGTGGATATCCGATAGTCTCTATCGTTGGTTACACCAACGCAGGAAAGAGCACGTTGTTGAAGAGGTTAGCCAGGGAAGAAGGAATCCTGGTATCAAGCAAGCTGTTTTCAACACTCAACCCCGCTACGCGACGTGTGAAGATGCCAGGGGGTAGAGTATTTCTCTTCAGCGATACCGTTGGATTCATAAGGAAGTTACCGCACACATTGATAGAAGCCTTCAAATCGACTCTTGAAGAGGTTCTTTTTGCCGATCTCTTGATCGTGCTTGTGGATGCGAGTGATCCACTTTATAACGATAAGTTGAAGGCCACACTGAACGTTTTGGAGGAGATTAAAGCCTTGGAAAAGCCGAGAATGGTCGTCTTCAACAAGATCGACCAGATACCGATCGAGCGGATGGAGATGCTGAAGTTGGAACATCCCGACGCACTGTTCATCTCTGCAAAAACCGGTCAAGGGATTCCAGAACTTCTCCGAAGCGTTGAGAAGTTCGTACTTTCCACTGAGCCATGTGTAACTGTGAAAATTAATGTAACGATGCTTGCTGAACTTGAAAAATTTCGAGAATTGGCAACGATCACGCAGATTGGAAGTAACGAAAGTTCGGAAACGCTCAGGTTCAGGATCTGCGGACCCGAGAGTGTTGTTAAAAAACTCAAAAGTTACTTCGAAGGAGGTCACGAAACCGATGGAGCTGAGAACTTGGCTTAA
- a CDS encoding M23 family metallopeptidase, giving the protein MELRTWLKPLIVVPLLLIVLGLVRTTFAQFEPPVNNSYVTATFMEFRSTGNVPHFHAGVDFSTFLREGIEIRAAADGYLVRLEIDEGGIYGNTIVLQHENGYRTLYAHLQRFAEKTDFIVNMLRSEFGNQRIVVEFLSDDVKFQRGEVVGYSGKTGEATQPHAHFEVRDKDEKYVYDPLRFIDVKRLKPVQMGIVLKSLLISDKEYQYSPGAVYTFNGDYPKISVEAYTELAKNLLGVKEIKLYFSNELVYHIILDEIPLDFYEKPYTVYHEKTTMTSLIYKAFYKLYSDEELPFVKVNRVGEFKRLTYDVKVEISDVFGNSGVFTFTLKRG; this is encoded by the coding sequence ATGGAGCTGAGAACTTGGCTTAAGCCTTTGATAGTTGTTCCACTCCTTTTGATCGTCTTGGGATTAGTTCGGACGACTTTTGCTCAATTTGAGCCACCTGTTAACAACTCTTACGTTACCGCAACGTTTATGGAATTCCGTTCAACCGGTAACGTTCCGCATTTCCACGCCGGCGTGGACTTCAGTACCTTCCTACGCGAGGGCATTGAGATAAGGGCTGCTGCAGACGGTTATCTGGTCAGGCTCGAGATCGACGAAGGAGGAATCTACGGAAACACGATCGTTTTACAACACGAAAATGGTTACAGAACATTGTACGCGCACCTTCAAAGATTCGCGGAGAAAACGGATTTCATCGTAAACATGCTGCGTTCAGAATTCGGAAATCAACGCATCGTGGTTGAGTTTCTCTCCGACGATGTAAAATTCCAGCGTGGTGAGGTTGTTGGTTATTCGGGAAAAACGGGCGAGGCAACACAACCGCATGCACACTTCGAGGTACGCGATAAAGATGAAAAGTACGTGTACGATCCTCTTAGGTTCATTGACGTTAAGAGATTAAAACCTGTCCAAATGGGTATTGTTCTCAAATCTCTCCTTATTTCGGATAAAGAATATCAGTACTCACCCGGTGCAGTATATACCTTCAACGGAGATTACCCGAAGATCAGTGTGGAAGCTTACACGGAATTAGCGAAAAATTTACTTGGAGTTAAGGAAATAAAACTGTACTTTTCCAACGAGTTGGTGTATCATATAATACTTGATGAAATCCCCTTGGACTTTTACGAAAAACCTTACACCGTTTATCACGAAAAAACAACGATGACGAGCCTAATTTACAAAGCGTTTTACAAGCTTTATTCGGACGAAGAGTTACCTTTTGTAAAGGTAAACCGGGTCGGTGAATTTAAACGCTTAACTTACGATGTTAAAGTGGAAATTTCAGATGTTTTTGGAAACAGCGGTGTTTTCACATTCACTCTGAAAAGGGGTTAA
- the metK gene encoding methionine adenosyltransferase — MRRLFTSESVTEGHPDKMADQISDAILDAIISEDPKARVAVETLLTTGVAVVAGEVTTRAYVDVQDIVRKTVLEIGYTRAKYGFDGETCAVLSSIHSQSPDIALGVDEAAEYKEGEKAEDELEKVGAGDQGMMFGYATNETPELMPLPIMLAHKLAMKLAEVRKNGTVPFLRPDGKTQVTVEYDENDRPIRVDTVLISTQHEPDVTIPEIKEALIKYVIDPVIPEHLRDDKMRILVNPTGRFVLGGPSADTGLTGRKIIVDTYGGAIPHGGGAFSGKDPTKVDRSAHYFARYVAKNVVAAGLADKFMIQVAYAIGVARPVSIMINTFGTAKVDEEKLLKVIVELFDFRPGAIIKKLNLLRPIYKKTAAYGHFGRNDPDFTWEQTDMVRELRAAFNF, encoded by the coding sequence ATGAGACGGCTATTCACCAGTGAAAGTGTGACGGAAGGTCACCCAGACAAGATGGCAGACCAGATCAGCGATGCCATCTTGGACGCGATTATTTCAGAAGATCCAAAGGCACGTGTTGCGGTTGAAACACTCTTAACAACCGGTGTCGCCGTTGTTGCCGGAGAAGTTACGACCCGAGCCTACGTTGATGTTCAGGACATCGTTAGGAAAACGGTACTCGAGATCGGCTACACGAGGGCGAAGTACGGCTTTGACGGTGAAACTTGTGCGGTGCTTTCTTCAATCCACAGCCAGTCACCGGATATCGCTCTCGGAGTTGATGAAGCAGCGGAGTACAAAGAAGGAGAAAAGGCCGAGGACGAGCTAGAAAAAGTTGGTGCTGGAGACCAGGGAATGATGTTTGGTTACGCAACGAACGAAACTCCCGAGCTCATGCCACTTCCGATTATGCTTGCGCACAAACTCGCTATGAAACTTGCTGAAGTTAGAAAGAACGGAACGGTACCGTTCCTCAGACCGGATGGTAAGACACAAGTTACCGTGGAATACGACGAAAACGATAGGCCGATAAGGGTAGATACGGTACTCATTTCCACGCAACACGAGCCGGATGTTACAATCCCCGAGATCAAAGAAGCACTCATCAAATACGTTATTGATCCCGTTATACCTGAACATTTGCGTGATGATAAGATGAGGATACTTGTTAACCCAACTGGAAGGTTTGTACTCGGCGGCCCATCGGCGGATACCGGCTTGACCGGTAGGAAGATCATTGTTGACACCTACGGTGGTGCGATTCCACACGGTGGCGGTGCTTTCAGCGGTAAGGACCCAACGAAGGTCGACAGGTCGGCCCATTACTTTGCAAGGTACGTTGCCAAAAACGTTGTAGCCGCTGGGTTGGCTGATAAATTTATGATTCAGGTCGCGTACGCAATTGGTGTTGCAAGGCCTGTTTCAATAATGATTAACACCTTCGGTACCGCGAAAGTTGACGAAGAAAAACTCCTGAAGGTTATCGTTGAACTCTTCGATTTCAGGCCGGGTGCGATAATCAAGAAACTCAACTTACTCAGACCGATATACAAAAAGACAGCCGCGTACGGACACTTTGGAAGAAACGATCCAGACTTTACTTGGGAACAAACTGACATGGTTCGCGAACTGAGAGCAGCCTTTAATTTCTGA